From a region of the Triticum aestivum cultivar Chinese Spring chromosome 7D, IWGSC CS RefSeq v2.1, whole genome shotgun sequence genome:
- the LOC123169040 gene encoding protein trichome birefringence-like 8, giving the protein MVAITTQVLVRDPSMQAKHAPVSVLLVLFVLSVVLTLVPQPQKSFFRARPRPLLIDNDGGGITAHASGGCDYSDGKWVKDATTATLYGEDCPFLDPGFRCERNGRNDSSFQQWRWQPRGSCHLPKFNATDMLERSRNGRIVFAGDSIGRNQWESMLCMLASAVPNGSRIYEQSGKPLSRHKGYLSMIFLDYNLSVEYYRAPMLVMVDRILPVASNKGASITRGAIRLDVLPRHATRWAGADVLVLNTGHWWNEHKTIKSGNYFMVGDRFNMTMDIKEAFRLSLQTVKDWALRSPRLSTSGYLFFRSYSPSHYDNGTWDTGGSCADQQDPLVMTTGESDQEYSWINTMISSTARRTSRQQMNNRVVFLNITHMTGLRRDGHPSRHREPGTPPDAPEDCSHWCLPGVPDAWNQVMYGHLVSTGYGMRSVKK; this is encoded by the exons ATGGTCGCCATCACAACTCAAGTACTAGTCAGAGATCCATCCATGCAAGCTAAACACGCTCCGGTGTCCGTCTTGCTGGTTCTCTTCGTGCTCTCCGTCGTCCTCACGCTGGTGCCACAGCCGCAGAAATCATTCTTCCGGGCTCGGCCACGGCCACTTCTGATCGACAATGATGGCGGGGGCATTACGGCTCACGCCTCCGGTGGTTGCGACTACTCCGACGGGAAATGGGTGAAGGACGCCACTACCGCGACGCTCTACGGGGAAGACTGCCCGTTCCTCGATCCCGGCTTCCGCTGCGAGCGCAACGGCAGGAACGACTCGTCCTTCCAGCAATGGCGCTGGCAACCCCGCGGCAGCTGCCACCTTCCGAA GTTTAATGCGACGGATATGTTGGAGAGGAGCCGGAACGGCCGAATCGTGTTCGCTGGCGACTCCATCGGCCGTAACCAGTGGGAGTCCATGCTGTGCATGCTCGCCAGCGCGGTGCCGAATGGTTCGAGGATATACGAGCAGTCCGGGAAGCCCCTTAGCCGGCACAAGGGCTACCTCTCCATGATCTTCCTGGACTACAACCTCTCTGTGGAGTACTACCGCGCGCCGATGCTCGTCATGGTCGACCGCATCCTGCCAGTGGCAAGCAACAAAGGTGCAAGCATTACCAGGGGCGCCATCCGGCTCGACGTGCTGCCACGCCACGCCACACGCTGGGCCGGTGCCGATGTGCTCGTGCTCAACACGGGTCACTGGTGGAATGAACACAAGACCATCAAATC AGGAAATTATTTCATGGTGGGAGATCGGTTCAACATGACAATGGACATCAAGGAAGCGTTCCGGTTATCCCTGCAGACGGTGAAAGATTGGGCGCTAAGAAGTCCACGACTCTCCACGAGCGGCTACCTCTTCTTCAGGAGCTATTCTCCATCACACTACGACAACGGAACGTGGGACACTGGGGGCTCATGCGCGGACCAACAGGACCCGCTGGTGATGACCACTGGCGAGAGCGACCAAGAGTATTCATGGATCAACACGATGATCTCGAGCACGGCACGACGCACGAGTAGACAACAGATGAACAATAGGGTGGTGTTCTTGAACATAACGCACATGACAGGGCTGAGAAGGGACGGTCATCCGTCGCGACACCGAGAGCCCGGGACGCCGCCGGATGCCCCAGAGGATTGCAGCCACTGGTGCCTGCCAGGTGTGCCGGACGCGTGGAACCAGGTGATGTACGGGCACCTCGTGTCTACGGGATATGGCATGAGGTCGGTCAAAAAGTAA